The following proteins are co-located in the Sporosarcina pasteurii genome:
- the yhfH gene encoding protein YhfH: MKKTEMVRMAQEKECPECGERYIEKIESVVYECERCIGRHEE, encoded by the coding sequence ATGAAAAAAACTGAGATGGTTAGAATGGCACAGGAAAAAGAATGTCCAGAATGCGGAGAAAGATATATTGAAAAAATTGAATCTGTTGTTTACGAATGCGAACGCTGTATCGGTAGACATGAAGAGTGA